The following proteins are encoded in a genomic region of Pan troglodytes isolate AG18354 chromosome 2, NHGRI_mPanTro3-v2.0_pri, whole genome shotgun sequence:
- the P2RY14 gene encoding P2Y purinoceptor 14 → MINSTSTQPPDESCSQNLLITQQIIPVLYCVVFIAGILLNGVSGWIFFYVPSSKSFIVYLKNIVIADFVMSLTFPFKILGDSGLGPWQLNVFVCRVSAVLFYVNMYVSIVFFGLISFDRYYKIVKPLWTSFIQSVSYSKLLSVIVWMLMLLLAVPNIILTNQSVREVTQIKCIELKSELGRKWHKASNYIFVAIFWIVFLLLIVFYTAITKKIFKSHLKSSRNSTSVKKKSSRNIFSIVFVFFICFVPYHIARIPYTKSQTEAHYSCQSKEILRYMKEFTLLLSAANVCLDPIIYFFLCQPFREILCKKLHIPLKAQNDLDISRIKRGNTTLESTDTL, encoded by the coding sequence ATGATCAATTCAACCTCCACACAGCCTCCAGATGAATCCTGCTCTCAGAACCTCCTGATCACTCAGCAGATCATTCCTGTGCTGTACTGTGTGGTCTTCATTGCGGGAATCCTCCTCAATGGAGTGTCAGGATGGATATTCTTTTACGTGCCCAGCTCTAAGAGTTTCATTGTCTATCTCAAGAACATTGTTATTGCTGACTTTGTGATGAGCCTGACTTTTCCTTTCAAGATCCTTGGTGACTCAGGCCTTGGTCCCTGGCAGCTGAACGTGTTTGTGTGCAGGGTCTCTGCCGTGCTCTTCTACGTCAACATGTACGTCAGCATTGTGTTCTTTGGGCTCATCAGCTTTGATAGATATTATAAAATTGTAAAGCCTCTTTGGACTTCTTTCATCCAGTCAGTGAGTTACAGCAAACTCCTGTCAGTGATAGTATGGATGCTCATGCTGCTCCTTGCTGTTCCAAATATTATTCTCACCAACCAGAGTGTTAGGGAGGTTacacaaataaaatgtatagaaCTGAAAAGTGAACTGGGACGGAAGTGGCACAAAGCATCAAACTACATCTTCGTGGCCATCTTCTGGATTGTGTTTCTTTTGTTAATCGTTTTCTATACTGCTATCACAAAGAAAATCTTTAAGTCCCACCTTAAGTCAAGTCGGAATTCCACTTCGGTCAAAAAGAAATCTAGCCGCAACATATTCAGCATTGTGTTCGtgttttttatctgttttgtaccTTACCATATTGCCAGAATCCCCTACACAAAGAGTCAGACCGAAGCTCATTACAGCTGCCAGTCAAAAGAAATCTTGCGGTATATGAAAGAATTCACTCTGCTACTATCTGCTGCAAATGTATGCTTGGAccctattatttatttctttctatgcCAGCCATTTAGGGAAATCTTATGTAAGAAATTGCACATTCCATTAAAAGCTCAGAATGACCTAGACATTTCCAGAATCAAAAGAGGAAATACAACACTTGAAAGCACAGATACTTTGTGA